From a single Rhinolophus ferrumequinum isolate MPI-CBG mRhiFer1 chromosome 15, mRhiFer1_v1.p, whole genome shotgun sequence genomic region:
- the CXCL17 gene encoding C-X-C motif chemokine 17 yields the protein MKVLISFLLLLLPLMLMSMVSSNPNPEVARDHRDNRQASGRWLQEGGQECECKDWFLRTPKENSWALPGVPQKQCPCDHFKGNVKKHRHRRHHRKPNKHSRACQQFIRRCQLASFALPL from the exons ATGAaagttctcatttcttttctccttctgttgcTGCCCCTGATGCTGATGTCCATGGTCTCTAGCAACCCAAATCCAg AAGTTGCCAGAGACCACAGGGACAATCGCCAGGCTTCTGGGAGGTGGCTCCAGGAAGGCGGCCAAGAATGTGAGTGCAAAG ACTGGTTCCTGAGAACTCCTAAAGAAAACTCATGGGCATTGCCCGGGGTGCCACAGAAGCAGTGTCCCTGCGATCATTTCAAAGGCAATGTGAAAAAACACA GGCACCGAAGGCACCACCGGAAGCCAAACAAGCACTCCAGAGCCTGCCAGCAGTTTATCAGACGTTGCCAGCTAGCAAGCTTTGCTCTGCCTCTGTAG